A single Argentina anserina chromosome 7, drPotAnse1.1, whole genome shotgun sequence DNA region contains:
- the LOC126802107 gene encoding uncharacterized protein LOC126802107 isoform X1, whose translation MMLHFSWNSMAAAALPTSHVWFHLDPSCSQFQSPKLNPSAALRHRSKPRLALSPTLVSSSHPLTPSDPPQTLLRFAASAALLLGLGLGFCVASARCSPLPPVAQPLPALHEQVDAGDGNLGAEFAAWKSKTYALTVPLTVAALRGSVPPSWIKDFMQSQGKRSKLQLKSHASLEGIFSELSMALSRGNVRPSSVAAADLVSIGDSWLGHAINKVLIEPIQGVEDQDWYKGLSDRWKVYLRRNSEGRIDPDGKIWAAPYRWGCMVIAYKKTKFRKHNLAPIMDWADLWRPELAGRISMIDSPREVIGAVLKHMGSSYNDLQVDGGRDAVRQNLAVLGKQVRLFDSAHYLKAFAVGDVWVAVGWSSDVLPVAKRMPGVAVIVPKSGASIWADLWAIPAVSQLETTQIGGRVRGPSLLIHQWIDFCLQAARALPFKQEVIPGASPSALDSSPTEVLEGKPRLDTNLIAGVPAPEILARCEFLEPLSDTMLSDYQWLIDSTQKSKQGLVSNINYNLLLLIQNLWWKLLSKPPVS comes from the exons ATGATGCTCCATTTCAGTTGGAACAGTATGGCTGCTGCCGCGTTACCAACTTCACACGTCTGGTTCCACTTGGATCCCTCATGTTCCCAATTCCAAAGCCCCAAGCTTAACCCCTCCGCCGCTCTCCGCCATCGCTCCAAGCCTCGCCTCGCTCTCTCACCTACACTCGTCTCTTCTTCCCACCCTCTCACTCCTTCGGATCCCCCTCAGACCTTGCTTCGGTTCGCCGCCTCCGCCGCGCTCCTTCTCGGGCTCGGGCTCGGCTTCTGCGTCGCCTCCGCCCGCTgttctcctcttcctcctgtAGCCCAGCCTCTGCCGGCGCTGCACGAACAAG TAGACGCAGGTGACGGCAATTTAGGAGCGGAATTTGCAGCTTGGAAGTCAAAGACATATGCTTTGACTGTTCCCCTGACAGTTGCTGCTCTACGTGGCTCTGtacctccttcatggatcaAG GATTTTATGCAATCTCAAGGGAAAAGATCAAAGCTTCAACTCAAATCTCATGCAAGTCTCGAGGGCATATTTTCAGAGCTCTCTATGGCCCTTAGCAGAGGCAATGTTCGGCCTTCGTCTGTTGCGGCTGCGGATCTAGTTAGTATTGGGGACTCTTGGCTCGGTCATGCCATCAACAAGGTTCTCATTGAGCCAATTCAAGGCGTGGAAGACCAGGATTGGTATAAAGGATTGAGTGACAGATGGAAA gtaTATCTACGCAGGAACTCTGAGGGGAGAATTGACCCTGATGGTAAAATATGGGCTGCTCCATATCGGTGGGGCTGCATGGTGATAGCATACAAAAAAACTAAATTTAGAAAGCATAACCTGGCTCCTATAATG GATTGGGCAGATTTATGGCGGCCCGAACTGGCAGGGAGGATTTCAATGATTGATTCTCCTAGAGAAGTTATTGGTGCAGTCCTGAAGCATATGGGATCATCCTACAATGACTTGCAAGTGGATGGTGGGAGAGATGCTGTAAGGCAAAATCTTGCTGTACTTGGTAAACAG GTCCGACTATTTGACAGTGCACACTATTTGAAAGCGTTTGCAGTTGGAGATGTGTGGGTGGCTGTTGGGTGGAGCAGTGATGTTCTTCCTGTTGCCAAACGCATGCCTGGTGTTGCAGTTATTGTTCCGAAATCTGGAGCTAGTATATGGGCAGATCTGTGG GCAATCCCTGCTGTTTCTCAACTTGAAACAACTCAAATTGGGGGGCGAGTTAGAGGGCCGTCTCTGCTCATCCATCAGTGGATAGACTTCTGCTTGCAAGCTGCTAGAGCACTCCCTTTCAAGCAGGAGGTAATCCCAGGTGCCTCCCCCTCTGCACTTGATAGTTCTCCAACGGAAGTGTTAGAGGGTAAGCCAAGACTGGACACAAACCTCATTGCAGGAGTACCTGCACCTGAGATTTTGGCAAGGTGTGAGTTTTTGGAGCCTTTATCGGACACCATGTTATCAGATTATCAATGGCTGATAGATAGTACGCAGAAATCTAAACAGGGTTTGGTCTctaatataaattataatcTCTTATTGTTGATTCAAAATTTGTGGTGGAAGCTGCTTTCAAAACCTCCTGTATCATGA
- the LOC126802107 gene encoding uncharacterized protein LOC126802107 isoform X3 — protein MMLHFSWNSMAAAALPTSHVWFHLDPSCSQFQSPKLNPSAALRHRSKPRLALSPTLVSSSHPLTPSDPPQTLLRFAASAALLLGLGLGFCVASARCSPLPPVAQPLPALHEQGDGNLGAEFAAWKSKTYALTVPLTVAALRGSVPPSWIKDFMQSQGKRSKLQLKSHASLEGIFSELSMALSRGNVRPSSVAAADLVSIGDSWLGHAINKVLIEPIQGVEDQDWYKGLSDRWKVYLRRNSEGRIDPDGKIWAAPYRWGCMVIAYKKTKFRKHNLAPIMDWADLWRPELAGRISMIDSPREVIGAVLKHMGSSYNDLQVDGGRDAVRQNLAVLGKQVRLFDSAHYLKAFAVGDVWVAVGWSSDVLPVAKRMPGVAVIVPKSGASIWADLWAIPAVSQLETTQIGGRVRGPSLLIHQWIDFCLQAARALPFKQEVIPGASPSALDSSPTEVLEGKPRLDTNLIAGVPAPEILARCEFLEPLSDTMLSDYQWLIDSTQKSKQGLVSNINYNLLLLIQNLWWKLLSKPPVS, from the exons ATGATGCTCCATTTCAGTTGGAACAGTATGGCTGCTGCCGCGTTACCAACTTCACACGTCTGGTTCCACTTGGATCCCTCATGTTCCCAATTCCAAAGCCCCAAGCTTAACCCCTCCGCCGCTCTCCGCCATCGCTCCAAGCCTCGCCTCGCTCTCTCACCTACACTCGTCTCTTCTTCCCACCCTCTCACTCCTTCGGATCCCCCTCAGACCTTGCTTCGGTTCGCCGCCTCCGCCGCGCTCCTTCTCGGGCTCGGGCTCGGCTTCTGCGTCGCCTCCGCCCGCTgttctcctcttcctcctgtAGCCCAGCCTCTGCCGGCGCTGCACGAACAAG GTGACGGCAATTTAGGAGCGGAATTTGCAGCTTGGAAGTCAAAGACATATGCTTTGACTGTTCCCCTGACAGTTGCTGCTCTACGTGGCTCTGtacctccttcatggatcaAG GATTTTATGCAATCTCAAGGGAAAAGATCAAAGCTTCAACTCAAATCTCATGCAAGTCTCGAGGGCATATTTTCAGAGCTCTCTATGGCCCTTAGCAGAGGCAATGTTCGGCCTTCGTCTGTTGCGGCTGCGGATCTAGTTAGTATTGGGGACTCTTGGCTCGGTCATGCCATCAACAAGGTTCTCATTGAGCCAATTCAAGGCGTGGAAGACCAGGATTGGTATAAAGGATTGAGTGACAGATGGAAA gtaTATCTACGCAGGAACTCTGAGGGGAGAATTGACCCTGATGGTAAAATATGGGCTGCTCCATATCGGTGGGGCTGCATGGTGATAGCATACAAAAAAACTAAATTTAGAAAGCATAACCTGGCTCCTATAATG GATTGGGCAGATTTATGGCGGCCCGAACTGGCAGGGAGGATTTCAATGATTGATTCTCCTAGAGAAGTTATTGGTGCAGTCCTGAAGCATATGGGATCATCCTACAATGACTTGCAAGTGGATGGTGGGAGAGATGCTGTAAGGCAAAATCTTGCTGTACTTGGTAAACAG GTCCGACTATTTGACAGTGCACACTATTTGAAAGCGTTTGCAGTTGGAGATGTGTGGGTGGCTGTTGGGTGGAGCAGTGATGTTCTTCCTGTTGCCAAACGCATGCCTGGTGTTGCAGTTATTGTTCCGAAATCTGGAGCTAGTATATGGGCAGATCTGTGG GCAATCCCTGCTGTTTCTCAACTTGAAACAACTCAAATTGGGGGGCGAGTTAGAGGGCCGTCTCTGCTCATCCATCAGTGGATAGACTTCTGCTTGCAAGCTGCTAGAGCACTCCCTTTCAAGCAGGAGGTAATCCCAGGTGCCTCCCCCTCTGCACTTGATAGTTCTCCAACGGAAGTGTTAGAGGGTAAGCCAAGACTGGACACAAACCTCATTGCAGGAGTACCTGCACCTGAGATTTTGGCAAGGTGTGAGTTTTTGGAGCCTTTATCGGACACCATGTTATCAGATTATCAATGGCTGATAGATAGTACGCAGAAATCTAAACAGGGTTTGGTCTctaatataaattataatcTCTTATTGTTGATTCAAAATTTGTGGTGGAAGCTGCTTTCAAAACCTCCTGTATCATGA
- the LOC126802107 gene encoding uncharacterized protein LOC126802107 isoform X2, with protein MMLHFSWNSMAAAALPTSHVWFHLDPSCSQFQSPKLNPSAALRHRSKPRLALSPTLVSSSHPLTPSDPPQTLLRFAASAALLLGLGLGFCVASARCSPLPPVAQPLPALHEQDAGDGNLGAEFAAWKSKTYALTVPLTVAALRGSVPPSWIKDFMQSQGKRSKLQLKSHASLEGIFSELSMALSRGNVRPSSVAAADLVSIGDSWLGHAINKVLIEPIQGVEDQDWYKGLSDRWKVYLRRNSEGRIDPDGKIWAAPYRWGCMVIAYKKTKFRKHNLAPIMDWADLWRPELAGRISMIDSPREVIGAVLKHMGSSYNDLQVDGGRDAVRQNLAVLGKQVRLFDSAHYLKAFAVGDVWVAVGWSSDVLPVAKRMPGVAVIVPKSGASIWADLWAIPAVSQLETTQIGGRVRGPSLLIHQWIDFCLQAARALPFKQEVIPGASPSALDSSPTEVLEGKPRLDTNLIAGVPAPEILARCEFLEPLSDTMLSDYQWLIDSTQKSKQGLVSNINYNLLLLIQNLWWKLLSKPPVS; from the exons ATGATGCTCCATTTCAGTTGGAACAGTATGGCTGCTGCCGCGTTACCAACTTCACACGTCTGGTTCCACTTGGATCCCTCATGTTCCCAATTCCAAAGCCCCAAGCTTAACCCCTCCGCCGCTCTCCGCCATCGCTCCAAGCCTCGCCTCGCTCTCTCACCTACACTCGTCTCTTCTTCCCACCCTCTCACTCCTTCGGATCCCCCTCAGACCTTGCTTCGGTTCGCCGCCTCCGCCGCGCTCCTTCTCGGGCTCGGGCTCGGCTTCTGCGTCGCCTCCGCCCGCTgttctcctcttcctcctgtAGCCCAGCCTCTGCCGGCGCTGCACGAACAAG ACGCAGGTGACGGCAATTTAGGAGCGGAATTTGCAGCTTGGAAGTCAAAGACATATGCTTTGACTGTTCCCCTGACAGTTGCTGCTCTACGTGGCTCTGtacctccttcatggatcaAG GATTTTATGCAATCTCAAGGGAAAAGATCAAAGCTTCAACTCAAATCTCATGCAAGTCTCGAGGGCATATTTTCAGAGCTCTCTATGGCCCTTAGCAGAGGCAATGTTCGGCCTTCGTCTGTTGCGGCTGCGGATCTAGTTAGTATTGGGGACTCTTGGCTCGGTCATGCCATCAACAAGGTTCTCATTGAGCCAATTCAAGGCGTGGAAGACCAGGATTGGTATAAAGGATTGAGTGACAGATGGAAA gtaTATCTACGCAGGAACTCTGAGGGGAGAATTGACCCTGATGGTAAAATATGGGCTGCTCCATATCGGTGGGGCTGCATGGTGATAGCATACAAAAAAACTAAATTTAGAAAGCATAACCTGGCTCCTATAATG GATTGGGCAGATTTATGGCGGCCCGAACTGGCAGGGAGGATTTCAATGATTGATTCTCCTAGAGAAGTTATTGGTGCAGTCCTGAAGCATATGGGATCATCCTACAATGACTTGCAAGTGGATGGTGGGAGAGATGCTGTAAGGCAAAATCTTGCTGTACTTGGTAAACAG GTCCGACTATTTGACAGTGCACACTATTTGAAAGCGTTTGCAGTTGGAGATGTGTGGGTGGCTGTTGGGTGGAGCAGTGATGTTCTTCCTGTTGCCAAACGCATGCCTGGTGTTGCAGTTATTGTTCCGAAATCTGGAGCTAGTATATGGGCAGATCTGTGG GCAATCCCTGCTGTTTCTCAACTTGAAACAACTCAAATTGGGGGGCGAGTTAGAGGGCCGTCTCTGCTCATCCATCAGTGGATAGACTTCTGCTTGCAAGCTGCTAGAGCACTCCCTTTCAAGCAGGAGGTAATCCCAGGTGCCTCCCCCTCTGCACTTGATAGTTCTCCAACGGAAGTGTTAGAGGGTAAGCCAAGACTGGACACAAACCTCATTGCAGGAGTACCTGCACCTGAGATTTTGGCAAGGTGTGAGTTTTTGGAGCCTTTATCGGACACCATGTTATCAGATTATCAATGGCTGATAGATAGTACGCAGAAATCTAAACAGGGTTTGGTCTctaatataaattataatcTCTTATTGTTGATTCAAAATTTGTGGTGGAAGCTGCTTTCAAAACCTCCTGTATCATGA
- the LOC126801583 gene encoding uncharacterized protein LOC126801583 isoform X1, translating into MAVSAFKSSSRRSNPTGVASTSSSSSSSSSANTSSTNKANPTPIRRSRSVSAFSRTATVDSQNNTFSNRRDNPLFWSSSDSPTSVDPLVKPDKEATSSSAVDARRGRSVSRNADVLVGRSQSRVDPGRSLSRVDTGRRNRSVSRCPGPRGRSVISKSEDEQECTSSSLKYKGEKGEKGGLVRTSSDELDQLKGLKTWSSQHSPFQPSSHANLSSLQSSNWEDGVSTASFLSGAGEKFFKAPCDQMNINDGRSDDNVTVQALHLEDDTTSSNIYETVRSEVRRAISEIQNDLESAMRRGSTPTLSASDISDIPPDLVNPSAVELVLDIRREYAKKLEQSKERARKLQSDLAVEEHRGQELSRILKEVLPDPKISNAPKSRPGRKASIERRKMSKRLTEEALAYFDECVSLSTFDSSDFSSPEDPPFNLIGAITPVDKSVSLLQESSSASLMNSSNRSLNEKQMLSIQSQFINSHNPSGLMASSVPGDPTLYQISPNSANRGKDWKFSFAHKPTETLELQQDIKKYIRHFERDDMELQSVRSISRDLGEYSLQAAAESYIFDRALFGNRIESHGITLCGGGTSSSFSPFASFF; encoded by the exons ATGGCGGTTTCGGCTTTCAAATCCTCCAGCAGAAGAAGCAACCCCACCGGTGTGGCCTcaacttcatcttcatcttcatcttcatcttcagctAACACCAGCTCAACGAACAAGGCAAATCCCACCCCAATCAGAAGATCCAGAAGTGTCAGCGCTTTCTCAAGGACCGCCACTGTTGACTCTCAGAACAACACTTTCTCCAACAGGAGAGACAACCCTCTCTTCTGGTCCTCTTCTGATTCACCGACCTCCGTTGACCCGCTGGTCAAACCCGACAAAGAGGCAACCTCGTCCAGCGCGGTTGATGCTAGAAGAGGCCGGTCGGTGTCGCGGAACGCCGATGTCTTGGTCGGTCGGAGCCAGTCAAGAGTTGACCCGGGTAGGAGCCTGTCCAGAGTCGACACTGGGCGTCGCAACCGCTCCGTCTCCCGGTGCCCGGGGCCCAGGGGGCGTTCCGTCATTTCCAAG AGTGAAGATGAACAAGAATGTACTTCTTCTTCGTTGAAATATAAAGGGGAGAAAGGCGAAAAGGGTGGTTTAGTTAGAACTAGCTCTGATGAGTTGGATCAGTTGAAGGGCCTCAAGACGTGGTCCAGTCAGCATTCACCTTTCCAGCCTTCTTCACATGCAAACCTG TCCAGCTTGCAATCTTCGAATTGGGAAGATGGAGTTTCCACCGCCAGTTTCTTATCTGGAGCTGGAGAGAAATTTTTTAAAGCACCTTGTGATCAGATGAATATAAATGATGGACGTTCTGATGATAATGTG ACAGTTCAAGCACTTCATCTGGAAGATGATACCACAAGTagtaatatatatgaaacagTTCGATCTGAAGTGAGACGTGCTATTTCTGAGATTCAAAATGACCTTGAAagt GCTATGCGCAGGGGCAGTACTCCGACACTATCAGCTTCTGACATTTCTGATATTCCCCCGGACCTGGTAAATCCAAGTGCAGTTGAATTGGTTCTGGATATTAGAAGAGAATATGCCAAAAAACTTGAGCAG TCCAAGGAACGGGCAAGAAAACTTCAATCAGATTTGGCTGTTGAGGAGCACCGTGGACAAGAGCTCAGCAGGATCCTGAAGGAAGTACTTCCAGATCCCAAGATATCTAATGCGCCAAAATCTCGTCCAGGAAGAAAA GCTAGCATTGAGAGAAGAAAGATGTCAAAACGTCTAACAGAGGAAGCGCTGGCCTATTTTGATGAGTGTGTATCCCTGTCAACTTTTGATAGTTCTGATTTCTCATCGCCAGAGGATCCACCTTTCAACTTAATTGGTGCTATTACCCCTGTTGATAAAAGTGTGTCTTTACTCCAAGAAAGTTCAAGTGCTTCACTCATGAATAGCTCAAACCGTAGCCTCAATGAAAAACAG ATGTTGAGCATCCAAAGTCAATTTATCAATTCCCACAATCCTTCAGGACTAATGGCCAGCAGTGTTCCTGGGGATCCCACCTTGTATCAGATTAGTCCTAACAGTGCCAACAGAGGCAAGGATTGGAAATTCTCATTTGCTCATAAGCCAACTGAAACTCTTGAGCTTCAACAAGACATTAAGAAGTACATCAGACATTTTGAGAGAGATGACATGGAATTGCAGAGTGTAAGATCCATCTCTCGTGATTTGGGTGAGTATAGCTTGCAGGCTGCAGCTGAGAGTTATATTTTTGATAGGGCTTTATTTGGAAATAGAATAGAGTCGCACGGTATTACACTCTGTGGTGGTGGTACTTCAAGTTCATTTTCTCCATTTGCTTCTTTTTTCTGA
- the LOC126801583 gene encoding uncharacterized protein LOC126801583 isoform X2, translated as MAVSAFKSSSRRSNPTGVASTSSSSSSSSSANTSSTNKANPTPIRRSRSVSAFSRTATVDSQNNTFSNRRDNPLFWSSSDSPTSVDPLVKPDKEATSSSAVDARRGRSVSRNADVLVGRSQSRVDPGRSLSRVDTGRRNRSVSRCPGPRGRSVISKSEDEQECTSSSLKYKGEKGEKGGLVRTSSDELDQLKGLKTWSSQHSPFQPSSHANLTVQALHLEDDTTSSNIYETVRSEVRRAISEIQNDLESAMRRGSTPTLSASDISDIPPDLVNPSAVELVLDIRREYAKKLEQSKERARKLQSDLAVEEHRGQELSRILKEVLPDPKISNAPKSRPGRKASIERRKMSKRLTEEALAYFDECVSLSTFDSSDFSSPEDPPFNLIGAITPVDKSVSLLQESSSASLMNSSNRSLNEKQMLSIQSQFINSHNPSGLMASSVPGDPTLYQISPNSANRGKDWKFSFAHKPTETLELQQDIKKYIRHFERDDMELQSVRSISRDLGEYSLQAAAESYIFDRALFGNRIESHGITLCGGGTSSSFSPFASFF; from the exons ATGGCGGTTTCGGCTTTCAAATCCTCCAGCAGAAGAAGCAACCCCACCGGTGTGGCCTcaacttcatcttcatcttcatcttcatcttcagctAACACCAGCTCAACGAACAAGGCAAATCCCACCCCAATCAGAAGATCCAGAAGTGTCAGCGCTTTCTCAAGGACCGCCACTGTTGACTCTCAGAACAACACTTTCTCCAACAGGAGAGACAACCCTCTCTTCTGGTCCTCTTCTGATTCACCGACCTCCGTTGACCCGCTGGTCAAACCCGACAAAGAGGCAACCTCGTCCAGCGCGGTTGATGCTAGAAGAGGCCGGTCGGTGTCGCGGAACGCCGATGTCTTGGTCGGTCGGAGCCAGTCAAGAGTTGACCCGGGTAGGAGCCTGTCCAGAGTCGACACTGGGCGTCGCAACCGCTCCGTCTCCCGGTGCCCGGGGCCCAGGGGGCGTTCCGTCATTTCCAAG AGTGAAGATGAACAAGAATGTACTTCTTCTTCGTTGAAATATAAAGGGGAGAAAGGCGAAAAGGGTGGTTTAGTTAGAACTAGCTCTGATGAGTTGGATCAGTTGAAGGGCCTCAAGACGTGGTCCAGTCAGCATTCACCTTTCCAGCCTTCTTCACATGCAAACCTG ACAGTTCAAGCACTTCATCTGGAAGATGATACCACAAGTagtaatatatatgaaacagTTCGATCTGAAGTGAGACGTGCTATTTCTGAGATTCAAAATGACCTTGAAagt GCTATGCGCAGGGGCAGTACTCCGACACTATCAGCTTCTGACATTTCTGATATTCCCCCGGACCTGGTAAATCCAAGTGCAGTTGAATTGGTTCTGGATATTAGAAGAGAATATGCCAAAAAACTTGAGCAG TCCAAGGAACGGGCAAGAAAACTTCAATCAGATTTGGCTGTTGAGGAGCACCGTGGACAAGAGCTCAGCAGGATCCTGAAGGAAGTACTTCCAGATCCCAAGATATCTAATGCGCCAAAATCTCGTCCAGGAAGAAAA GCTAGCATTGAGAGAAGAAAGATGTCAAAACGTCTAACAGAGGAAGCGCTGGCCTATTTTGATGAGTGTGTATCCCTGTCAACTTTTGATAGTTCTGATTTCTCATCGCCAGAGGATCCACCTTTCAACTTAATTGGTGCTATTACCCCTGTTGATAAAAGTGTGTCTTTACTCCAAGAAAGTTCAAGTGCTTCACTCATGAATAGCTCAAACCGTAGCCTCAATGAAAAACAG ATGTTGAGCATCCAAAGTCAATTTATCAATTCCCACAATCCTTCAGGACTAATGGCCAGCAGTGTTCCTGGGGATCCCACCTTGTATCAGATTAGTCCTAACAGTGCCAACAGAGGCAAGGATTGGAAATTCTCATTTGCTCATAAGCCAACTGAAACTCTTGAGCTTCAACAAGACATTAAGAAGTACATCAGACATTTTGAGAGAGATGACATGGAATTGCAGAGTGTAAGATCCATCTCTCGTGATTTGGGTGAGTATAGCTTGCAGGCTGCAGCTGAGAGTTATATTTTTGATAGGGCTTTATTTGGAAATAGAATAGAGTCGCACGGTATTACACTCTGTGGTGGTGGTACTTCAAGTTCATTTTCTCCATTTGCTTCTTTTTTCTGA